A genomic segment from Candidatus Rokuibacteriota bacterium encodes:
- a CDS encoding 2-oxoacid:acceptor oxidoreductase family protein, with protein sequence MSLPARPPSADRVGAVAAPAAAPYPGLRTTADGSEAVVWVETHITQGACAYPITPSTNMGVGYQTAQARGQKNLWGEPLFFVELESEHSSASTCEGFAAAGGRVTNFTSGQGLVLMKEVLYTIAGKRLPAVFHVGARALTSQALNVHCGHDDVMAVTDCGWGMAFAKNAQDAADLALILRRAAEEGETPFLCVQDGFLTTHTVENVRLPEPELMAEFVGDPYAPTRLRNLMNPERPIMSGVVQNQDAYMKGKIAQRYFTDRLPGILQASMARYGELTGRSRGLVEPYRLEDAEYALVGMGSLVETAMATADWLRDRRGLRVGVLGVTVFRPFPAREIVAALRGVRAAAVIERMDNPLAAGNPLATEIKAAFADAAAGDGGAIRIPIIHGASAGLGSRDVRPGDLVAAVGEIAKGGRRSFVLGIPHEAAVPRIEDPDVRPPGAFSMRGHSVGGFGSVATNRVIATLLGDLPFELWVQAYPLYGSEKKGLPTTYYLTVAEERIRTHSELAQVDFVPLNDINAFKLGDPLAGIAAGGTVFVQSAETDPARIWAQMSDAAKSAIRDKGLRLLALDTVKIARETSTNPALRQRMQGVVLLGIFLRATPFLERRKVGVEQAFAAVETSVRKMFGKRSETVVQENLRAARRGYDEVMEVLPQ encoded by the coding sequence ATGTCTCTACCAGCCCGCCCCCCGTCTGCAGACCGCGTAGGCGCGGTCGCCGCGCCGGCCGCGGCCCCGTACCCGGGGCTCAGGACCACGGCCGACGGCTCGGAGGCGGTGGTCTGGGTGGAGACGCACATCACCCAGGGCGCCTGCGCCTACCCAATCACGCCCTCTACCAACATGGGCGTGGGCTACCAGACGGCGCAGGCCCGCGGACAGAAGAACCTCTGGGGCGAGCCGCTCTTCTTCGTCGAGCTCGAGAGCGAGCACTCCTCGGCCTCGACCTGCGAGGGTTTCGCCGCCGCCGGCGGCCGAGTAACCAACTTCACGTCGGGGCAGGGGCTCGTCCTGATGAAGGAGGTGCTCTACACCATCGCCGGCAAGCGCCTGCCCGCCGTCTTCCACGTGGGCGCGCGGGCCTTGACCTCGCAGGCCCTGAACGTCCACTGCGGCCACGACGACGTCATGGCGGTCACCGACTGCGGCTGGGGCATGGCCTTCGCCAAGAACGCCCAGGACGCGGCCGACCTGGCCCTGATACTGCGCCGCGCGGCCGAGGAGGGCGAGACGCCCTTCCTGTGCGTACAGGACGGCTTTCTCACTACCCACACGGTGGAGAACGTCCGGCTGCCCGAGCCTGAGCTCATGGCCGAGTTCGTGGGCGACCCCTACGCGCCGACGCGGCTCCGGAACCTCATGAACCCCGAGCGGCCGATCATGTCGGGCGTCGTCCAGAACCAGGATGCCTACATGAAGGGCAAGATCGCGCAGCGGTACTTCACGGACCGGCTGCCGGGGATCCTGCAGGCTTCCATGGCGCGCTACGGCGAGCTGACGGGGCGATCTCGCGGGCTCGTCGAGCCGTACCGGCTCGAGGACGCCGAGTACGCGCTGGTCGGCATGGGCAGCCTCGTCGAGACGGCCATGGCGACGGCCGACTGGCTGCGCGACAGGCGGGGTCTCCGCGTGGGTGTGCTGGGCGTTACCGTCTTCAGGCCGTTCCCCGCGCGGGAGATCGTCGCCGCGCTCCGCGGCGTGCGCGCGGCCGCCGTGATCGAGCGCATGGACAATCCGCTCGCGGCCGGCAACCCGCTCGCCACCGAGATCAAGGCCGCCTTCGCCGACGCGGCCGCGGGCGACGGCGGCGCAATCCGGATCCCGATCATCCACGGCGCGTCGGCGGGGCTCGGCAGCCGCGACGTGAGGCCGGGGGACCTCGTGGCCGCGGTGGGCGAGATCGCGAAGGGCGGCAGGCGGAGCTTCGTGCTCGGCATCCCGCACGAGGCGGCCGTGCCGCGGATCGAGGACCCCGACGTGCGGCCTCCGGGCGCCTTCTCGATGCGCGGGCACTCGGTGGGGGGCTTCGGCTCGGTCGCGACCAACCGCGTGATCGCCACCCTCCTGGGCGATCTCCCCTTCGAGCTGTGGGTGCAGGCCTATCCGCTCTACGGATCGGAGAAGAAGGGGCTGCCGACGACCTACTACCTGACCGTGGCCGAGGAGCGGATCCGCACCCACTCCGAGCTGGCACAAGTGGACTTCGTGCCGCTCAACGACATCAACGCGTTCAAGCTCGGCGATCCGCTCGCCGGGATCGCCGCCGGCGGCACGGTGTTCGTCCAGAGCGCGGAGACCGACCCGGCTCGGATCTGGGCGCAGATGTCCGATGCGGCGAAGTCGGCGATCCGGGACAAGGGACTGCGGCTGCTCGCGCTCGACACGGTGAAGATCGCCCGGGAGACGAGCACGAACCCGGCCCTGCGGCAGCGGATGCAGGGGGTCGTGCTCCTCGGTATCTTCCTCCGCGCGACCCCGTTTCTCGAGCGCCGGAAGGTCGGCGTGGAGCAGGCCTTCGCCGCCGTAGAGACGTCGGTGCGGAAGATGTTCGGTAAGCGGAGCGAGACGGTGGTGCAGGAGAATCTGCGCGCCGCGCGGCGGGGATACGACGAGGTCATGGAGGTGCTTCCGCAATGA
- a CDS encoding TIGR04053 family radical SAM/SPASM domain-containing protein: MNASLRFDRAPRRIYWEVTRACDLACRHCRAEAAPERDPAELDAAEGLRLIAELAGFGAPLPHLILTGGDPLKRADLFALIAAARGTGFGVSVAPSATPLLTADVIARLKAAGVEAVSLSLDGSHAARHDALRGIDGCFDRTLVAARACVAVGLPFQVNTLVSEETLDDLPAIHRLATDLGAARWSLFFLVAVGRGTMLKPITAEACERLFEQLLDLGGNGGDAKNTNGGPIITTTEAPHFRRVVLERARRAGRGEAARPRGPMGHGAGIRDGNGIMFISHTGEVHPSGFFPLSAGDTRTADPVALYRDSDLFRTLRRPELLTGRCGRCEYAEPCGGSRARAFAATGDPMAEDPLCLYQPAPRLQTA, from the coding sequence ATGAACGCGAGCCTGCGCTTCGACAGGGCGCCCCGGCGCATCTACTGGGAAGTGACGCGGGCGTGTGACCTGGCCTGCCGCCACTGCCGCGCCGAAGCCGCGCCCGAGCGCGACCCGGCCGAGCTGGACGCGGCGGAGGGGCTCCGGCTCATCGCGGAGCTCGCGGGCTTCGGCGCGCCGCTGCCCCACCTGATCCTCACGGGCGGCGACCCGCTGAAGCGCGCCGACCTGTTCGCCCTCATCGCCGCGGCGCGGGGGACCGGCTTCGGCGTATCGGTGGCGCCCAGCGCCACACCGCTGCTGACCGCCGACGTCATCGCGCGGCTCAAGGCGGCCGGCGTGGAGGCCGTTTCGCTGAGCCTCGACGGCTCGCACGCGGCCCGCCACGACGCCCTGCGCGGGATAGACGGCTGCTTCGATCGGACCCTCGTCGCGGCGCGGGCCTGCGTCGCGGTGGGGCTGCCCTTCCAGGTCAACACGCTCGTGAGCGAAGAGACGCTCGACGACCTCCCGGCGATCCACCGGCTGGCGACCGATCTGGGCGCCGCGCGCTGGAGCCTCTTCTTCCTCGTCGCGGTCGGGCGCGGCACCATGCTCAAGCCCATCACGGCCGAGGCCTGCGAGCGGCTCTTCGAGCAGCTGCTCGATCTGGGCGGCAACGGGGGCGACGCCAAAAACACCAATGGGGGCCCCATCATCACGACGACCGAGGCGCCCCACTTCCGGCGCGTCGTCCTCGAGCGCGCACGGCGCGCCGGGCGCGGCGAGGCGGCGCGGCCGCGGGGCCCCATGGGCCACGGCGCGGGCATCCGCGACGGCAACGGCATCATGTTCATCTCCCACACGGGCGAGGTGCATCCCTCCGGATTCTTCCCGCTGTCGGCGGGCGACACCCGGACGGCGGACCCGGTCGCCCTCTACCGTGACTCCGACCTCTTCCGGACGCTGCGGCGCCCCGAGCTCTTGACCGGGCGCTGCGGGCGCTGCGAGTACGCCGAGCCCTGCGGCGGCTCCCGCGCCCGGGCCTTCGCCGCAACCGGCGATCCCATGGCCGAGGACCCTCTATGTCTCTACCAGCCCGCCCCCCGTCTGCAGACCGCGTAG
- a CDS encoding citrate synthase: MPSDSLTLTDNRTGKTYELPITNGAIRAMDLRQVRTGPEDFGLLSYDPAFMNTASTISRITEIDGDRGILRYRGYPIEELAERSNYLEVAYLVLHGELPTLTEMDQWIYDITHHTWVHENLKKLMEGFHYDAHAMGMLVSGVAALSTFYPEAKNGGDPATRRLQVVRLIAKMPTLAAFAYRHSLGLPYNYPDNELSYTGNFLNMLFKATEAKYQPNATLERALEVLFILHADHEQNCSTNAVRAVGSSQVDPYCALAAGVAALYGPLHGGASEEVLRMLAEIGSTDRIPAFIKGVKDGEAKLMGFGHRVYKNYDPRARIIKRMADEVFEVTRPSPLLPVALELERIALEDDYFVSRKLYPNVDFYSGLIYQAMGFPVEMFPVLFAIARTSGWLAQWQELRADPEQKIARPRQLYLGSGQRAYREIGRREEAPGGRG, translated from the coding sequence ATGCCATCCGACTCCCTGACACTCACCGACAACCGCACGGGCAAGACGTACGAGCTCCCGATCACCAACGGCGCCATCCGCGCCATGGACCTCCGCCAGGTCCGCACGGGGCCGGAGGACTTCGGGCTCCTCTCCTACGATCCGGCCTTCATGAACACCGCGTCGACGATCAGCCGCATCACGGAGATCGACGGCGACCGCGGCATCCTGCGCTATCGCGGCTATCCCATCGAGGAGCTGGCGGAGCGCTCCAACTACCTCGAGGTCGCCTACCTCGTGCTCCACGGCGAGCTGCCGACGCTCACCGAGATGGACCAGTGGATCTACGACATCACCCACCACACCTGGGTCCACGAGAACCTCAAGAAGCTCATGGAAGGGTTCCACTACGACGCCCACGCGATGGGCATGCTGGTGTCGGGGGTGGCGGCTCTCTCGACCTTCTACCCCGAGGCGAAGAATGGCGGCGACCCGGCGACGCGGCGGCTGCAGGTCGTCCGCCTGATCGCCAAGATGCCGACCCTCGCGGCCTTCGCCTACCGCCACAGCCTGGGCCTGCCGTACAACTACCCGGACAACGAGCTGTCCTACACGGGCAACTTCCTCAACATGCTGTTCAAGGCGACGGAGGCCAAGTACCAGCCGAACGCCACGCTGGAGCGGGCGCTCGAGGTGCTGTTCATCCTGCACGCCGACCACGAGCAGAACTGCTCGACGAACGCCGTGCGCGCCGTTGGCTCCTCGCAGGTCGACCCCTACTGCGCCCTCGCGGCGGGCGTCGCCGCGCTCTACGGTCCGCTGCACGGGGGCGCCAGCGAGGAGGTGCTGCGGATGCTGGCCGAGATCGGCTCGACCGACCGCATCCCCGCCTTCATCAAGGGCGTCAAGGACGGCGAGGCCAAGCTCATGGGGTTCGGCCACCGCGTGTACAAGAACTACGACCCTCGGGCGAGGATCATCAAACGGATGGCCGACGAGGTCTTCGAGGTCACGCGCCCGAGCCCGCTCCTGCCCGTGGCGCTGGAGCTCGAGCGGATCGCCCTCGAGGACGACTACTTCGTGTCCCGCAAGCTCTACCCCAACGTCGACTTCTACTCGGGGCTGATCTACCAGGCGATGGGCTTTCCAGTCGAGATGTTCCCGGTGCTCTTCGCCATCGCGCGGACCAGCGGCTGGTTGGCCCAGTGGCAGGAGCTGCGGGCGGACCCCGAGCAGAAGATCGCCCGGCCGCGCCAGCTCTACCTGGGATCCGGGCAGCGCGCGTACCGCGAGATCGGCAGGCGCGAGGAGGCGCCGGGGGGCCGGGGATGA
- a CDS encoding response regulator codes for MNRILVVEDEADLAVTYDRLLRRQGYRVVTAASRAEGLKAIESAPPALVIADLRLPDGDGLDIIRAARARDPKVPVIVVTAFASRAARDAALALGASAFLAKPFPASALLQLVHDELERSTR; via the coding sequence GTGAACCGCATCCTGGTTGTCGAGGACGAGGCCGACCTCGCGGTTACCTATGACCGCCTGCTGCGCCGCCAGGGCTACCGCGTGGTGACGGCCGCCTCGCGCGCCGAGGGGCTCAAGGCCATCGAGTCGGCGCCGCCGGCTCTCGTCATCGCCGATCTGCGGTTGCCGGACGGCGACGGGCTCGACATCATCCGGGCGGCGCGGGCGCGCGACCCGAAGGTCCCCGTCATCGTCGTCACCGCGTTCGCCTCGCGGGCCGCCAGGGATGCGGCCCTGGCCTTGGGCGCCTCGGCTTTTCTCGCCAAGCCCTTTCCCGCGTCCGCGCTGCTGCAGCTCGTTCACGACGAGCTCGAGCGCTCCACCCGCTGA
- a CDS encoding CBS domain-containing protein, which translates to MKVRELMTGSPITVGPDTPVFDARQTMLKERIRHLLVTEGTRLVGIVTDRDIRLNLPSQATSLSVWEVNYLLAKLTVSKVMTRSVIITGPDQDAADAARLLLEHKIGALPVLEGEHLVGIVTETDILRAFARSQH; encoded by the coding sequence ATGAAGGTACGCGAGCTGATGACCGGCTCCCCGATCACGGTCGGCCCCGACACCCCCGTGTTCGACGCGCGGCAGACCATGCTGAAGGAGCGGATCCGCCACCTGCTGGTGACCGAAGGCACCCGGCTGGTCGGCATCGTCACCGACCGGGACATCCGCCTCAACCTGCCGTCGCAGGCCACGAGCCTCTCGGTGTGGGAGGTCAACTACCTCCTGGCCAAGCTGACGGTGAGCAAGGTCATGACCAGGAGCGTGATCATCACCGGGCCCGACCAGGACGCCGCCGACGCGGCGCGCCTCCTGCTCGAGCACAAGATCGGCGCGCTCCCGGTGCTCGAGGGCGAACACCTCGTCGGCATCGTCACCGAGACGGACATCCTGCGCGCCTTCGCGCGGAGCCAGCACTAG
- a CDS encoding adenylyl-sulfate kinase: protein MSWAIWITGRPGSGKTTLAVHVAEAVQAWPVTLRVLDLADARTLAYTAKLLTDAGVAVVVDATAARRAWWDAAHEWIEHFAEVQLVCPPEVCFEREQAARWRVGGARGSAAVEAAPDIALDYEESLHPELQLHTHAPDFRSTVEDVLLLARRHHRAAAATVTQAGRNVP from the coding sequence GTGAGCTGGGCGATCTGGATCACCGGCAGGCCGGGCAGCGGCAAGACCACGCTGGCTGTTCATGTAGCGGAGGCCGTCCAGGCATGGCCCGTGACCCTCAGGGTCCTCGACCTGGCCGACGCCCGGACTCTGGCCTATACCGCCAAGCTTCTGACCGACGCCGGCGTGGCCGTGGTCGTGGACGCGACCGCGGCGCGCCGAGCATGGTGGGATGCGGCGCACGAGTGGATCGAGCATTTCGCCGAAGTCCAGCTCGTCTGCCCGCCCGAAGTCTGCTTCGAGCGCGAGCAGGCCGCCCGCTGGCGCGTGGGCGGCGCGCGCGGCTCCGCCGCCGTGGAGGCGGCCCCCGACATCGCGCTCGATTACGAGGAGTCGCTCCACCCCGAGCTCCAGCTTCACACCCACGCCCCGGACTTCCGGAGCACCGTCGAGGACGTGCTGCTCCTGGCCCGCCGGCACCATCGCGCGGCGGCCGCGACCGTCACCCAAGCCGGGAGGAACGTTCCATGA
- a CDS encoding adenylyl-sulfate kinase — MSWAIWITGPPGSGKSSVARAAAALLRSRGEPVTVLELDAIRKKITPAPQYTDAERDLVYRALGYMAATLVEAGVPVIVDATAHRRAWRDAARAAIPRFAEVQLSCPLDVCRERERTRPRGHAPAGIYARAGRPGATVPGVDVPYEPALAADLTIDTTVDDVATAAAKVAALAGCLAASGACASRAS, encoded by the coding sequence GTGAGCTGGGCGATCTGGATCACGGGCCCGCCGGGCAGCGGCAAGTCGTCCGTCGCGCGCGCCGCCGCCGCGCTCCTCCGCTCCCGTGGGGAGCCGGTGACGGTGCTCGAGCTCGACGCCATCCGGAAGAAGATCACGCCGGCCCCGCAGTACACGGACGCCGAGCGCGACCTCGTGTACCGCGCGCTCGGCTACATGGCGGCGACCCTCGTCGAGGCCGGCGTGCCGGTGATCGTGGACGCGACGGCCCATCGCCGCGCCTGGCGCGACGCGGCGCGCGCGGCCATCCCGCGCTTCGCGGAGGTGCAGCTCTCCTGCCCGCTCGACGTCTGCCGCGAGCGCGAGCGCACGCGCCCGCGGGGCCACGCGCCGGCGGGCATCTACGCCCGCGCGGGGCGGCCCGGCGCGACGGTGCCGGGCGTGGACGTGCCCTACGAGCCCGCGCTGGCGGCCGACCTGACCATCGACACCACGGTGGACGACGTAGCGACCGCGGCCGCCAAGGTTGCCGCGCTCGCCGGTTGCCTCGCCGCCTCGGGCGCGTGCGCATCGAGGGCGTCGTGA
- a CDS encoding phosphotransferase: MADAGPIGQDALASYLERVCGGPVELLALRSLGDTGAATDPKGLGYGVPFEVECVAGGRLRSFVVSRTRPVQGFGHDYPADRAWQAIYAHGAYNTFPRHVRSVDVGFVRESGELVSAGEAVEYFQLVEKAPGALYWLDLDRMLAGPARDLDYERARALGRFLAEAHAAKRDEPTLYQRRIRELVGHGECLMGILDSYPHPYTLLPPADCEALERAAVTWRWQLRGRAHRLSRVHGDFHPWNLLFETGTEFAVLDRSRGEWGEPADDVSALGINYLFFGLRKGGVAEVAEPFSGLFRAFLDAYLAESGDRELLEVLPPFFMFRALVIAHPRWYPTLTDATRRALLDFARAMAGTAAFDPCNLPSCLGGTA; this comes from the coding sequence ATGGCCGACGCGGGCCCGATCGGGCAGGATGCGCTGGCGAGCTACCTGGAACGGGTCTGCGGCGGCCCGGTCGAGCTGTTGGCGCTCCGATCGCTGGGCGATACCGGCGCCGCCACCGATCCCAAGGGCCTGGGGTACGGCGTGCCCTTCGAGGTCGAGTGCGTGGCGGGCGGGCGGCTTCGGTCCTTTGTCGTATCGCGCACGCGACCCGTGCAGGGGTTCGGCCACGACTACCCGGCCGACCGCGCGTGGCAGGCGATCTACGCGCACGGCGCGTACAATACGTTTCCCCGCCACGTGCGAAGCGTGGACGTGGGCTTCGTCCGCGAGTCGGGCGAGCTCGTCTCGGCAGGCGAAGCAGTCGAGTACTTCCAGCTGGTAGAAAAGGCGCCGGGGGCGCTGTACTGGCTGGACCTCGATCGCATGCTGGCGGGGCCCGCGCGGGATCTCGATTACGAGCGCGCCCGGGCCCTCGGCCGGTTCCTCGCCGAGGCGCACGCCGCCAAGCGCGACGAGCCCACGCTGTACCAGCGGCGCATCCGCGAGCTGGTGGGCCACGGCGAGTGCCTGATGGGCATCCTCGACAGCTACCCGCACCCCTATACCCTCCTGCCGCCGGCCGACTGCGAGGCCCTCGAGCGCGCGGCCGTCACGTGGCGCTGGCAGCTCCGCGGGCGGGCGCACCGGCTCTCGCGCGTCCACGGCGACTTTCATCCCTGGAACCTCCTCTTCGAGACGGGGACGGAGTTCGCCGTCCTCGACCGGAGCCGGGGCGAGTGGGGCGAGCCCGCCGACGATGTTTCTGCGCTCGGCATCAACTATCTCTTCTTCGGTCTCAGGAAGGGCGGCGTCGCGGAGGTGGCCGAGCCCTTCTCCGGCCTCTTCCGCGCCTTCTTGGACGCGTACCTCGCCGAGAGCGGAGACCGGGAGCTCCTCGAGGTGCTTCCGCCGTTCTTCATGTTCAGGGCGCTCGTCATCGCGCATCCGCGCTGGTACCCGACGCTGACGGACGCGACGCGGCGGGCGCTTCTCGACTTCGCGCGCGCCATGGCGGGGACGGCGGCCTTCGATCCCTGCAACCTGCCGTCCTGCCTCGGAGGCACGGCGTGA